In the genome of Criblamydia sequanensis CRIB-18, one region contains:
- a CDS encoding YbaB/EbfC family nucleoid-associated protein — protein MGTGFAKKKKQAKMMQEQLMQMQDKLKNLTVTGTSPGGLVNVTLDGEGDVLSIKIKKECVDPEDVEGLEDLVKAAFQEAKKTLKKETSSGMPAMPANMFPGMGF, from the coding sequence ATGGGTACAGGTTTTGCTAAAAAGAAAAAGCAAGCTAAAATGATGCAAGAGCAGTTAATGCAAATGCAAGATAAATTAAAAAATCTTACTGTGACGGGCACTTCTCCAGGAGGCCTTGTTAATGTGACTTTAGATGGAGAAGGGGATGTGCTCTCTATTAAAATAAAAAAAGAGTGCGTTGATCCGGAAGATGTGGAAGGTCTTGAAGACCTTGTAAAAGCCGCTTTCCAAGAAGCTAAAAAGACTTTGAAGAAAGAAACATCATCTGGCATGCCAGCAATGCCGGCCAATATGTTTCCGGGAATGGGCTTCTAG
- the dnaX gene encoding DNA polymerase III subunit gamma/tau, producing MSGYQVLSRRYRPQIFKEVIGQESIVTTLKNAIKFKRIANAYLFSGSRGTGKTTLARIFAKAINCPNLNDEFEPCNTCSSCKEIASGNSLDVLEIDGASHRGIDDVRDINETVGYTASRGGYKIYIIDEVHMLTKEAFNALLKTLEEPPEKVKFFFATTEPQKVLPTIISRCQRFNLKRIPLDKIVYKLKMMTSSLGIQAESEALSMVAKRAEGGLRDAESLLDQVISFHEGDITKQAVSEVLGIMNTECLYAFDKAGKEGSFDYAFELAHELFSGGKDALHFIDMLVHHFRNILLVKIASKDSFHIDIPQEEKEALLLSASFYSKEQCLDILDYLVQEQNEIKNRPSLRVAIETILLHIMRTHQRLPIEVLVRRLVELEVEMNKIDVSAKSENKIKDERENLKTLLEVETKESDKKIDAKIAEVIKEKAPLPSIEIKETVIDLFMEPEPKTPPLSYSEPDFLKANPSKPIKAKEDVVLNPPYFYDTLLQFAAVELKGKMQRIHNQN from the coding sequence ATGAGCGGCTATCAGGTTTTATCCAGGCGATATCGGCCACAAATATTCAAAGAAGTCATTGGACAAGAATCCATTGTTACCACGCTAAAAAACGCGATCAAATTTAAACGGATCGCCAATGCCTACCTTTTCTCCGGTTCTCGGGGAACGGGTAAAACGACCCTCGCCCGGATTTTTGCAAAAGCTATCAATTGCCCGAATCTTAATGACGAGTTTGAACCTTGCAATACTTGCTCATCCTGCAAGGAAATCGCTTCCGGGAATTCTCTTGACGTCTTGGAAATTGACGGCGCTTCCCACCGCGGCATCGACGATGTCCGGGATATCAATGAAACGGTTGGCTATACAGCATCAAGAGGCGGCTATAAGATTTATATCATCGATGAAGTCCACATGCTTACAAAAGAAGCGTTTAATGCGCTTTTGAAAACCCTCGAAGAGCCTCCGGAAAAAGTAAAATTCTTTTTTGCAACGACCGAGCCGCAAAAAGTTCTCCCGACGATCATTAGCCGCTGCCAGCGTTTTAATTTGAAAAGAATCCCCCTTGATAAAATCGTCTACAAACTTAAGATGATGACTAGCAGCTTAGGAATTCAAGCTGAATCAGAGGCTCTTTCTATGGTGGCAAAAAGAGCGGAAGGCGGCCTTCGGGATGCAGAGTCTCTTTTAGATCAAGTGATTTCCTTTCATGAAGGGGATATCACAAAACAGGCAGTCTCTGAAGTTCTTGGAATCATGAATACGGAGTGCCTTTACGCTTTTGATAAAGCCGGCAAGGAAGGCTCTTTCGATTACGCCTTTGAGCTTGCCCATGAGCTTTTTTCAGGCGGTAAAGATGCGCTTCACTTTATCGATATGCTAGTTCACCATTTCCGCAATATCCTGCTTGTAAAAATTGCAAGTAAAGACTCTTTTCATATCGATATTCCGCAAGAAGAAAAAGAAGCGCTTCTTCTATCGGCCTCCTTTTATTCTAAAGAGCAGTGCCTTGACATCTTGGATTACTTGGTTCAAGAACAAAACGAGATAAAAAATAGACCTTCCTTAAGAGTTGCTATTGAAACTATTCTTTTGCATATTATGCGAACGCATCAACGCTTGCCGATAGAAGTCCTTGTAAGAAGACTAGTTGAGCTTGAAGTAGAGATGAATAAAATAGACGTATCCGCTAAAAGCGAGAACAAAATTAAAGACGAGAGAGAGAATTTAAAAACACTTTTGGAAGTTGAGACTAAAGAATCCGATAAAAAAATAGATGCGAAAATAGCTGAAGTCATTAAAGAAAAAGCTCCACTTCCCTCTATTGAAATTAAAGAGACGGTTATCGACTTATTTATGGAGCCTGAGCCAAAGACACCCCCCCTTTCCTATTCAGAGCCGGATTTTTTGAAAGCGAACCCCTCAAAACCTATTAAAGCAAAAGAGGATGTGGTCTTAAATCCCCCTTATTTCTATGACACGCTTCTGCAATTTGCAGCGGTAGAATTAAAAGGCAAAATGCAGCGCATCCATAATCAAAATTAA
- the galE gene encoding UDP-glucose 4-epimerase GalE: MSKPTILITGGAGYIGSYVNKFIADKGYPTIVFDNLERGDPKTVVRGEFIKGDIRDTSKIKEIIEKHKVQAILHFAAYIDVGESVAHPIKYYENNVAGTISLLKAALATNIKSFIFSSTAAVYGIPSAPLVSENFPLQPINPYGESKLMVEKILKDISNSSDLKYIALRYFNAAGADPDGEIIVSQKGRHNLIPKTLLSILEKSEICIYGTDYDTPDGTCIRDYIHLHDLATAHLLALEKLLQGGSSSIYNLGNGSGFSVKEVLKKAEEVTGEKLRIRPTGRRAGDPPFLAADSKKAKSELGWNPIYGSLEKIISDSWKTMNSLSVN; this comes from the coding sequence ATGTCAAAACCTACCATTCTCATCACCGGAGGAGCAGGATATATTGGATCTTACGTCAATAAATTTATTGCCGATAAGGGTTATCCGACTATTGTTTTCGACAATTTGGAAAGAGGCGATCCGAAAACTGTCGTTCGAGGAGAGTTTATCAAAGGAGATATCCGCGACACCTCTAAAATTAAAGAAATTATCGAAAAACACAAGGTTCAGGCGATTTTACATTTCGCAGCCTATATTGATGTTGGCGAATCGGTCGCCCACCCTATCAAATATTACGAAAACAATGTAGCCGGCACGATTTCTCTTTTAAAAGCAGCCCTTGCAACTAACATAAAATCTTTTATTTTTTCCTCTACAGCAGCAGTTTACGGCATCCCAAGCGCGCCTCTTGTCTCAGAAAATTTTCCGCTACAGCCTATTAATCCTTACGGCGAATCTAAATTAATGGTTGAAAAAATTTTAAAAGATATCTCAAACAGCTCGGATTTAAAATACATCGCCCTTCGCTATTTTAATGCAGCGGGAGCCGATCCTGATGGCGAAATCATCGTCTCTCAAAAAGGACGGCATAACTTAATTCCAAAAACTTTGCTTTCCATTCTTGAAAAAAGCGAGATATGCATTTACGGGACAGATTACGATACTCCGGACGGAACCTGCATAAGAGACTATATTCACCTTCATGACCTCGCAACCGCTCATCTTCTAGCCCTCGAAAAATTGCTTCAAGGAGGGAGCTCTTCTATCTATAATTTGGGAAACGGTTCCGGATTTAGTGTCAAAGAAGTCTTGAAAAAAGCTGAAGAGGTGACGGGCGAAAAACTTCGTATTAGACCTACAGGAAGACGAGCCGGCGATCCGCCCTTTCTTGCAGCGGACTCAAAAAAAGCCAAATCAGAGCTTGGTTGGAATCCCATTTATGGAAGCCTTGAAAAAATTATTTCCGATTCCTGGAAAACCATGAATTCATTATCCGTGAATTAA
- a CDS encoding HD family phosphohydrolase, translating to MHDEFVDSVNDVELKFSREQGFFDKSRGVRILIASFFFLCLFGFLHFRDVKVPLLEPGTNAPDYVVSQVDFDFLDDEATIILKQESVRDIGKIYQLSEREIRKRKADLEDHLTHDQTWREKVGSVSFDEISKGIEAFESTLTDVRFTDPRTLKKMKEAGFDISNYLIFSPTDINKNIKIPLQIWRVLASESFPLDSFHAATASLITSYFSDLDWQFEEDIPSQKLLRKKIMETVEDKYTHVSAGNRIIDQGDKVTPRHVSMLHAMKMALTDERNLWHPLTLLGSLLLTLILTLVSIAYLKTNHKEVLASNRKLFLLVTIIVLTLALSKGTEFLILNMESKWLQVIRFPVFVPFAAIMLCSLMNPGIATFASGFLVVVLTLTLAFDQQGFMIMNIVASIVAILSTRRLRQRKEIFIVCLKAWLSCVIVAFAINLYQYGLRDVVVLTDSISAAIFMLLTAVMVVGLLPLFESLFKIMTDVTLMEYFDPNNDLLRRLSIEAPGTYQHSVVVGNLAEAAALSIGANGLFCRVATMYHDIGKMITPQYFTENQLPGMNIHQLLTPLESAQVIIAHVSEGVALARKASLPEQFIDIIKQHHGNTLVYYFYKKQLEKLGGDKQQIDESDFRYSGPKPRSKESVIIMIADSLEAASRSLDAATEKNIEELADRLIKDKADDGQFDECLLTFEELALVKETLIKTLVAYSHSRIKYPAQEVQVQKPMPDINA from the coding sequence ATGCATGACGAATTCGTCGATAGCGTGAATGATGTTGAACTGAAGTTTTCGCGTGAACAAGGCTTTTTTGATAAAAGCCGGGGAGTGCGGATCTTAATAGCGTCATTTTTTTTTCTCTGTTTGTTTGGATTCCTTCATTTTAGAGACGTTAAGGTGCCTCTTCTTGAACCCGGAACGAACGCACCTGATTATGTGGTCTCTCAAGTTGATTTCGATTTTCTAGACGATGAAGCGACCATTATTCTAAAACAAGAATCTGTTCGCGATATCGGAAAAATTTATCAGCTAAGCGAGCGTGAAATCCGCAAAAGAAAAGCAGATCTTGAAGATCATTTAACCCACGATCAAACATGGCGAGAAAAAGTCGGTTCCGTCAGCTTCGATGAAATTTCAAAAGGGATTGAAGCGTTTGAATCGACATTAACAGACGTTCGCTTTACAGATCCAAGAACCCTTAAAAAAATGAAGGAAGCCGGGTTTGATATTTCGAATTATCTCATCTTTTCACCGACAGACATCAATAAAAACATTAAAATCCCTTTACAAATTTGGCGCGTTTTAGCTTCTGAATCATTCCCGCTAGATAGTTTTCATGCGGCCACAGCTTCCTTAATCACCTCCTATTTTTCTGACTTAGACTGGCAATTTGAAGAAGATATCCCCTCGCAAAAGCTCTTAAGAAAAAAAATTATGGAAACAGTCGAAGATAAGTACACCCATGTCAGTGCGGGAAATCGAATCATCGACCAAGGGGATAAAGTTACACCAAGACATGTCTCCATGCTTCATGCTATGAAGATGGCCTTAACAGACGAAAGGAATTTATGGCACCCTCTAACGCTTCTTGGCTCTTTGCTATTAACTCTCATTTTAACGCTTGTCAGCATAGCTTACCTTAAAACAAATCATAAGGAAGTTTTAGCCTCTAACCGTAAGCTTTTTTTACTTGTCACCATCATTGTTCTAACCCTTGCTCTATCCAAAGGAACAGAATTTTTGATCTTAAATATGGAAAGTAAGTGGCTGCAAGTCATTCGTTTCCCGGTTTTTGTGCCTTTTGCCGCCATCATGCTTTGCAGCTTAATGAATCCCGGGATTGCCACTTTTGCAAGCGGTTTTTTAGTTGTCGTCCTAACTCTAACTCTCGCTTTTGATCAGCAAGGCTTCATGATCATGAATATTGTGGCTTCAATTGTTGCCATATTAAGCACAAGACGACTAAGACAGAGGAAAGAAATTTTTATCGTCTGCTTGAAGGCCTGGCTGTCTTGTGTCATTGTCGCTTTTGCAATCAACTTGTATCAATACGGGCTTCGGGACGTAGTCGTTTTAACAGACAGCATTAGCGCGGCTATATTCATGTTATTGACAGCTGTAATGGTGGTTGGCTTACTCCCTCTTTTTGAATCGCTTTTTAAGATCATGACTGACGTGACGCTAATGGAGTATTTTGATCCTAATAACGATCTTTTAAGACGTCTTAGCATTGAAGCTCCGGGAACCTATCAGCATTCTGTCGTTGTCGGCAATCTTGCAGAAGCTGCCGCTTTATCAATTGGGGCAAATGGTCTTTTTTGCCGTGTGGCTACCATGTATCATGACATCGGTAAGATGATTACGCCGCAATATTTTACCGAGAATCAGCTTCCCGGTATGAATATCCACCAGCTTCTAACCCCGCTTGAATCAGCGCAAGTAATTATAGCCCACGTAAGCGAAGGCGTCGCTTTAGCTAGAAAAGCAAGCCTTCCCGAGCAATTTATCGATATCATTAAACAGCATCATGGAAACACGCTTGTTTACTACTTCTATAAAAAGCAGCTTGAAAAATTAGGAGGGGACAAACAGCAAATTGATGAATCGGATTTCCGCTATTCTGGGCCAAAGCCAAGAAGCAAGGAGTCTGTCATCATCATGATAGCCGACTCGCTGGAAGCAGCTTCAAGGTCGCTTGATGCTGCAACAGAAAAAAATATCGAAGAGCTTGCCGATCGTCTCATTAAAGATAAGGCCGATGATGGTCAATTTGATGAATGTCTTCTAACCTTTGAAGAACTTGCCCTTGTCAAAGAAACTTTAATTAAAACACTTGTGGCTTACTCTCACTCAAGAATCAAGTACCCGGCTCAAGAAGTACAAGTTCAAAAACCAATGCCTGATATCAATGCTTAA
- a CDS encoding SDR family NAD(P)-dependent oxidoreductase, whose amino-acid sequence MLKKYSSVLITGATSGIGEELAKKLASKSDKLLLTGRNKEKLQSLEKDLSQKTKIETKISDLKEASSRKIILDWIEIERPTLVINSAGFGLYGDALSHPIEESLDILKLDGEATLEITLKAANTLLKSGHPGTILNISSAAGFMVFPKFSVYAATKAFVTAFSQSLYYELKDKGISVLTFCPGVVATNFRKRAAKGKETRKKMEIELGAADTADAILKQIENKKPLMIYDWKYRFLISLSQWLPISLKAKIMQKSIDDLIK is encoded by the coding sequence ATGCTTAAGAAATATAGCTCAGTTCTTATAACAGGCGCAACTTCAGGGATCGGTGAAGAACTTGCCAAAAAATTGGCTTCGAAGTCAGATAAATTGTTATTAACTGGACGAAATAAAGAAAAGCTGCAAAGCTTGGAGAAAGATCTCTCGCAAAAAACCAAAATTGAGACCAAAATTTCTGATTTAAAAGAAGCCTCCTCCCGAAAAATCATTTTAGACTGGATTGAAATTGAAAGACCAACGCTTGTGATTAATAGCGCAGGTTTTGGATTATATGGCGATGCTCTGTCTCATCCTATCGAAGAGTCGCTTGACATTTTAAAACTTGATGGTGAAGCAACCCTTGAGATTACTCTTAAAGCTGCAAATACTCTTTTAAAGAGTGGGCATCCGGGAACTATCTTAAACATTTCATCGGCCGCAGGCTTTATGGTTTTCCCAAAGTTTAGCGTTTATGCGGCGACCAAGGCCTTTGTAACCGCATTTTCTCAATCGCTCTATTATGAATTAAAAGACAAAGGAATTTCTGTACTAACCTTCTGCCCGGGAGTTGTCGCAACCAATTTTAGAAAAAGGGCTGCAAAAGGCAAAGAAACCCGTAAAAAAATGGAAATTGAACTTGGCGCAGCAGATACTGCCGATGCCATCCTCAAGCAGATTGAAAATAAAAAACCTCTAATGATTTATGATTGGAAGTACCGGTTTTTAATTTCTCTAAGTCAATGGCTTCCAATAAGTTTGAAAGCTAAAATAATGCAAAAATCGATCGACGATTTAATAAAATAA
- a CDS encoding DEAD/DEAH box helicase, translating into MTTFLDLGVQEPIIETLTKRGYEKPTIVQEHTIPLVLKGNDLLALAETGSGKTAASVIPICQLIEPSDEGIQALIIVPTRELAMQYVTETQKIAHAKNIRSFSIVGGSDSSIQQAKLKSGVDILIATPGRLIDFIYNRLIDLSSVKILVLDEADEMLSMGFYEDLQFIMDCLVQKHQTLLFSATMPKEINILAQKHLINPIEIRLISDQPRPSSIEHWFSYSAPKAKLEKLVHEVKKQPINQAIIFAASRESAELLNKQLSSEFKACDFLHGGLTQEIRQIVTSKFRQGKIKYLIATDVAARGLDFSGVSHVFIYQLGKDPEVYLHRTGRTGRQNRSGVAITFISDKEIGVLKKVLEKTGIEPKWIDDIKPDLKAKQRFSLKKNPRKYPSKNRKPSNFKKSS; encoded by the coding sequence ATGACCACATTTCTAGATTTAGGGGTTCAAGAACCCATCATCGAAACACTTACTAAAAGAGGATATGAAAAACCAACGATAGTTCAGGAACATACGATCCCTCTTGTTCTAAAAGGCAATGATTTATTAGCTCTAGCTGAAACAGGTTCCGGGAAAACAGCAGCGTCCGTTATCCCTATTTGCCAGTTAATAGAGCCAAGCGACGAAGGCATCCAAGCTTTAATTATTGTCCCGACAAGAGAGCTTGCCATGCAGTATGTGACGGAAACGCAGAAAATCGCGCATGCAAAAAATATCAGAAGCTTTAGCATAGTCGGCGGCAGCGATTCATCTATTCAGCAGGCAAAATTAAAATCGGGTGTCGATATTCTTATTGCAACCCCGGGAAGACTAATTGATTTTATCTATAATCGCCTCATTGATTTATCAAGCGTCAAGATTTTAGTTCTTGATGAAGCGGATGAGATGCTTAGCATGGGTTTTTATGAAGATCTTCAGTTTATTATGGATTGTCTTGTTCAGAAACATCAAACTCTTCTTTTTTCGGCCACCATGCCAAAAGAAATAAATATCTTAGCTCAAAAGCATCTGATTAACCCAATTGAAATCCGCCTTATTTCGGATCAGCCAAGACCCTCTTCGATCGAGCATTGGTTTTCTTACTCCGCTCCTAAAGCCAAACTAGAAAAGCTCGTTCATGAAGTAAAAAAACAACCCATTAATCAAGCGATTATCTTTGCAGCTTCTAGAGAATCTGCCGAACTATTGAATAAGCAACTGTCTTCTGAATTTAAAGCTTGCGACTTTTTGCACGGGGGATTGACCCAAGAAATTCGCCAAATTGTAACAAGTAAGTTTCGACAGGGAAAAATAAAATACCTTATAGCGACAGATGTAGCTGCAAGAGGACTTGATTTTTCAGGTGTGAGCCATGTTTTTATTTATCAACTTGGAAAAGATCCTGAAGTTTACCTTCATAGAACAGGAAGAACCGGCCGTCAGAATAGAAGCGGTGTAGCTATCACTTTTATTTCAGACAAAGAAATCGGGGTCTTAAAAAAAGTGCTTGAGAAAACGGGAATTGAGCCTAAATGGATTGATGACATAAAGCCGGATTTAAAAGCAAAGCAGCGTTTTTCCCTTAAGAAAAATCCAAGAAAATACCCGTCTAAAAATAGAAAACCCTCAAACTTCAAAAAAAGCAGCTAA
- a CDS encoding phospho-sugar mutase — protein MKTLPDLKNFDKATQKNIKDWLNSSIDEKTKEEIITLIQKNPESGTNAFYKKLAFGTGGMRGLMGPGSNRMNRYTIRMATKALAIHLKEVFSEKQELKVLIGYDSRHSSRYFAEEAAKTLAAEGIHALILEHLSPTPFVSFGVRYLHCQAGVMITASHNPKEYNGFKVYWEDGGQVLPPNDLAIMELLNEMDDPSEAKAVEDLNNPLITFVGKELDEEYLMKVSTLQGMKAENHLFGNQLHIIYSSLHGTGSTLTPPLLHRWGFEKVSLVPNQCRPDGSFPTVKSPNPEDKEALALGVELLKQEKADLFLATDPDADRVGLVILNKKDEEILFSGNAIACLLLEHILSQMKKEKTMPLKGVVIKSIVTTELFRKIASAYDVLCIDVLPGFKYVAEKIREFEEDKSGLEFIFGAEESYGYLRGTFSRDKDAVLASALLSEAALKFKLQGLTLEDGLMQIYREYGVFLEVPYTLEFEEGKEGSSKITSILKKLEEAPPEELGGRSVVSVADYEKRVRVISKDNRKEDLTLPKTSMMEIILEGGSKIFIRPSGTEPKLKTYLMIQRPVSQDVPSSLKEAKEEAETLKKTLAAFFEV, from the coding sequence ATGAAAACGCTCCCTGATTTGAAAAATTTTGATAAAGCTACTCAAAAGAATATTAAAGACTGGCTAAACTCATCGATTGATGAAAAAACTAAAGAAGAAATCATAACTCTTATTCAAAAAAATCCGGAATCTGGCACCAATGCTTTTTATAAGAAATTAGCTTTTGGCACAGGCGGCATGAGGGGTCTTATGGGTCCCGGCAGCAATCGGATGAATAGATACACCATTCGTATGGCGACAAAAGCTCTTGCCATACATCTTAAAGAAGTATTTTCAGAAAAACAAGAACTCAAGGTCTTGATAGGCTATGACAGCCGTCACTCTTCAAGATATTTTGCAGAAGAAGCCGCTAAAACTTTAGCTGCAGAGGGCATTCACGCTCTTATTCTTGAGCATTTAAGTCCGACTCCTTTTGTTTCGTTCGGGGTCCGCTATTTACATTGCCAAGCAGGCGTTATGATAACCGCCTCCCATAATCCAAAGGAATATAACGGCTTCAAGGTCTACTGGGAAGACGGGGGCCAAGTATTGCCGCCTAATGACCTTGCCATCATGGAGCTTCTTAATGAAATGGATGACCCGTCGGAGGCGAAAGCGGTTGAAGATTTAAATAACCCCCTCATCACTTTTGTTGGCAAGGAATTGGATGAAGAGTACTTAATGAAGGTCTCAACTCTTCAAGGCATGAAAGCTGAGAACCATTTATTTGGAAATCAGCTTCATATTATTTATTCAAGCCTTCATGGAACAGGATCCACTTTAACCCCTCCTTTATTACATCGGTGGGGTTTTGAGAAGGTTTCTTTAGTCCCGAATCAATGCCGCCCCGACGGTTCTTTTCCGACGGTAAAATCTCCAAATCCTGAAGATAAAGAGGCTCTCGCTTTGGGCGTCGAGCTTTTAAAACAAGAAAAAGCCGATTTGTTTTTAGCTACAGACCCTGACGCCGATAGAGTGGGACTTGTGATTTTAAATAAAAAGGATGAGGAAATTCTTTTTTCAGGTAATGCGATCGCTTGTCTTTTGCTTGAGCATATTTTAAGCCAAATGAAAAAAGAGAAAACAATGCCCCTAAAGGGGGTCGTTATCAAAAGCATTGTGACAACCGAACTTTTTCGGAAAATTGCAAGCGCCTATGACGTCCTTTGTATAGATGTCTTGCCCGGCTTTAAATATGTTGCTGAAAAAATCAGGGAATTTGAAGAAGATAAAAGCGGGTTGGAGTTCATCTTTGGGGCTGAAGAATCCTACGGTTATCTTAGAGGGACATTTTCTCGCGACAAGGATGCCGTTTTAGCTTCGGCTTTGCTCTCTGAAGCCGCTTTAAAATTTAAGCTTCAGGGGCTTACCCTTGAAGATGGCTTGATGCAAATTTACAGGGAATATGGCGTCTTTTTAGAAGTTCCTTATACCCTGGAGTTTGAAGAAGGCAAGGAAGGCTCTTCTAAAATCACCTCTATCCTAAAAAAATTAGAAGAGGCCCCACCGGAAGAATTAGGAGGAAGATCTGTCGTTTCCGTTGCAGATTATGAAAAAAGAGTGCGTGTTATAAGCAAAGACAACAGAAAAGAGGATTTAACCTTACCAAAAACTTCCATGATGGAAATTATTTTAGAGGGCGGCTCAAAAATTTTCATTAGGCCCTCAGGAACTGAGCCAAAGCTTAAAACCTATCTAATGATACAAAGACCGGTAAGCCAAGATGTTCCTTCAAGCCTTAAAGAAGCTAAAGAAGAAGCGGAAACTTTAAAAAAAACGTTAGCTGCTTTTTTTGAAGTTTGA
- a CDS encoding Mrp/NBP35 family ATP-binding protein has product MKKKLAPLTILVGSGKGGVGKSTVAVNLAVALASIGLEVGLLDADLYGPSLPIMLGLRRLVPRKEVLPNGKEALMPFYKFGIKSASLGFFIEESRTVLWRGPMMSGALEKLVHDIEWGPLDIFIVDLPPGTGDVPISLSKILEISGALIVTTPQEVATLDAAKAIGCFYELSIPLLGIVENMSGFKAPGSDIVYHLFGEGGAKDLAYRFDTEILASIPLHPLIGIGAEEGCPVAVKGNLREESKIFHELAKRLLQTVSQHNLA; this is encoded by the coding sequence TTGAAAAAGAAACTCGCTCCTTTAACGATTCTAGTGGGCTCAGGAAAAGGCGGGGTCGGTAAATCAACTGTGGCTGTAAATTTAGCCGTCGCTCTAGCCTCAATAGGTCTTGAAGTCGGTTTGCTGGATGCCGATCTTTATGGACCCTCGCTTCCAATCATGCTTGGGTTAAGAAGGCTTGTTCCAAGAAAAGAAGTTTTGCCAAATGGGAAAGAAGCTCTTATGCCTTTTTATAAATTTGGCATTAAATCAGCCTCTCTTGGCTTTTTTATAGAAGAATCTCGAACTGTCCTCTGGCGCGGCCCCATGATGAGCGGCGCTCTTGAAAAATTAGTTCATGATATAGAATGGGGTCCCCTTGATATCTTTATTGTGGATTTGCCGCCTGGAACCGGCGATGTCCCTATTTCTCTTTCCAAAATCCTTGAAATTAGCGGCGCCTTAATTGTTACCACCCCTCAGGAAGTAGCAACCTTAGATGCCGCTAAAGCCATCGGCTGTTTTTATGAGCTCTCTATCCCACTCCTTGGAATTGTAGAAAATATGTCTGGCTTTAAAGCCCCGGGCAGCGATATTGTGTACCATCTATTCGGCGAAGGCGGAGCGAAAGATTTGGCTTATCGATTTGACACTGAGATCTTAGCTTCTATCCCTCTTCACCCTTTAATTGGAATAGGAGCGGAAGAAGGCTGTCCTGTTGCCGTCAAAGGGAATCTTAGAGAAGAGAGTAAAATCTTCCACGAACTTGCAAAACGACTATTACAAACTGTCAGCCAACATAATTTAGCATGA
- a CDS encoding YkgJ family cysteine cluster protein: MSNSLKVMDDNPWYHKGLRFKCTGCGKCCGGSPGAVWLSKQDVERISKYLHLSENEFLEKYTHRIDGRLSLKEKENYDCILLVDNQCSIYSIKPRQCTTYPFWNHILASKENWEEAKNFCEGINEEAPLISFEEIQKNL; encoded by the coding sequence ATGAGTAATTCATTAAAAGTCATGGATGACAATCCTTGGTATCACAAGGGACTGCGTTTTAAATGTACAGGGTGTGGAAAGTGCTGCGGGGGATCGCCTGGGGCTGTTTGGCTAAGCAAACAAGATGTCGAGAGAATCTCTAAGTATCTCCATCTGAGTGAAAACGAATTCCTAGAGAAATACACCCATCGAATAGATGGAAGGCTTTCCTTAAAGGAAAAAGAAAACTATGACTGCATTTTGCTTGTTGATAACCAATGTTCTATCTATTCCATTAAGCCAAGACAATGCACAACCTACCCTTTTTGGAATCATATTTTAGCTTCCAAAGAAAATTGGGAGGAGGCTAAAAACTTTTGCGAAGGCATCAATGAAGAGGCTCCTTTAATTTCTTTTGAAGAGATTCAGAAGAATTTATAA